From Levilactobacillus zymae, a single genomic window includes:
- the yfmF gene encoding EF-P 5-aminopentanol modification-associated protein YfmF, whose amino-acid sequence MHLRIKDGVTLDLLPTKQFKTVGIKVDFVTPLRATAITARALLAQVLETSTAAYPTQTALARQLSAMYGANFGITVLKAGTQHIVRLTCSVVDEQYLTSYADQQPLFERGMALLKAVLFAPLLPQGHFDPTTFTQQRQNLLTAIKSLDDDKQYLANRRLQELLFAGQPTQAMSALGDVTTLGELTADDILATYHEMLAHDAVHIAVIGDVTVERAQAALATWPLVDRTVPDTLPYYHWTAKTTVQTGDDVAPVTQAKLNLAYRVPVYRNDKDFMATVVFNAVFGGTPLSLLFTNVREKASLAYYASSSYSSYTGTISVQTGIQAQNQTRVLAIIADQLATLQRGEVQPELLAEIKASLLNARLTVLDSPQRLLAGRLNAQLTHVTTSLTDWQAALNAVTVADIQRVAQQVTLQATYCLHGGEH is encoded by the coding sequence GTGCATTTACGCATTAAAGACGGGGTAACCTTGGACTTGTTACCCACTAAACAATTTAAAACCGTTGGGATTAAGGTGGATTTTGTGACCCCCTTACGCGCCACGGCGATTACGGCGCGAGCCTTACTGGCCCAAGTCTTAGAAACTAGTACGGCCGCGTATCCCACCCAGACGGCCTTGGCACGACAACTGTCTGCCATGTACGGGGCTAACTTTGGCATTACCGTCTTGAAGGCTGGGACGCAGCACATTGTACGGCTGACCTGTTCGGTGGTTGACGAACAGTACCTGACCAGCTATGCGGATCAACAACCGTTGTTTGAACGGGGGATGGCGCTACTTAAGGCCGTCTTATTTGCACCGTTGTTACCGCAGGGGCATTTCGACCCAACGACTTTCACCCAGCAACGGCAGAACTTACTGACGGCCATCAAGTCGTTAGACGACGATAAACAATATCTGGCCAACCGCCGACTTCAAGAACTGCTCTTTGCCGGGCAACCCACCCAGGCCATGAGTGCCTTGGGTGATGTGACCACGTTAGGAGAACTGACGGCGGATGATATCTTGGCGACGTACCACGAAATGTTGGCACACGACGCCGTCCATATTGCCGTCATTGGCGATGTCACGGTTGAACGGGCCCAAGCGGCGCTCGCCACTTGGCCGTTAGTTGACCGAACGGTACCGGACACCTTACCGTATTACCATTGGACGGCTAAGACGACCGTTCAAACGGGGGACGACGTGGCCCCGGTTACCCAAGCGAAGTTGAACCTGGCTTACCGGGTACCGGTCTACCGCAATGACAAGGATTTCATGGCCACGGTGGTCTTTAACGCGGTCTTTGGCGGAACACCGTTATCGTTACTCTTTACGAACGTGCGGGAAAAGGCTAGCTTGGCCTATTATGCCAGCAGCAGTTATAGCTCGTACACGGGAACCATCAGTGTCCAAACGGGCATCCAAGCGCAGAATCAAACTCGGGTCTTAGCCATTATTGCCGATCAATTAGCGACTTTACAGCGCGGTGAAGTTCAACCGGAATTGTTGGCCGAAATCAAGGCTAGCTTGTTGAATGCGCGGCTGACGGTCTTGGATAGCCCGCAACGCTTATTGGCCGGTCGGTTGAATGCGCAATTAACCCACGTCACCACGTCACTTACAGACTGGCAGGCCGCACTGAACGCCGTCACGGTGGCCGACATTCAACGAGTGGCCCAACAGGTCACCTTGCAGGCCACGTATTGTTTACACGGAGGTGAGCACTAA
- a CDS encoding amino acid ABC transporter substrate-binding protein, whose protein sequence is MKRLIRLVLSLGLLIGLSLSLAGCSNVTQRANTQDTWSKLQKRGHVVVGLDDTFVPMGFRQKSGKLVGYDIDLARAVFKLYHIKVDFQSIDWSMNATELHNGTIDLIWNGFSITPERAKKVAFSDVYLNNDQVLVTLKKDHITSFAGMTGKVLGAQSGSSGYNDIDTYPQVLKNRIKNHSAIQYDSFTNAFIDLNSGRIQGLLIDSTYANYYVKHQAHPEDYRVIQGSFPKEQFAVGLRKGDVTMRRKINQGLQRLAENGTLEQINEKWFGSHVDTPLLKNTEK, encoded by the coding sequence ATGAAACGATTAATTCGCTTGGTCTTAAGTCTCGGCCTCCTGATCGGGTTGAGCTTGAGCCTAGCGGGGTGTAGCAACGTGACCCAGCGCGCCAACACCCAAGATACCTGGTCGAAGCTGCAAAAGCGCGGTCACGTGGTGGTCGGTCTTGACGACACCTTCGTGCCCATGGGCTTTCGGCAAAAAAGCGGTAAGCTAGTGGGGTACGATATCGACCTCGCCCGAGCCGTGTTTAAGCTGTACCACATCAAGGTCGATTTTCAGTCCATCGATTGGTCGATGAACGCGACCGAGTTGCACAACGGGACGATTGATTTGATCTGGAACGGCTTTTCTATCACGCCGGAACGGGCCAAAAAGGTGGCCTTCTCCGATGTTTATCTGAATAACGACCAGGTCTTGGTCACCTTGAAGAAGGATCACATCACCTCGTTTGCCGGGATGACGGGTAAGGTCTTAGGAGCCCAGAGTGGCTCGTCCGGATATAATGATATCGATACCTACCCGCAGGTCTTGAAAAACCGGATTAAGAACCACAGTGCGATTCAGTACGATTCCTTTACCAACGCCTTTATCGACCTGAACTCGGGCCGGATCCAGGGGTTACTGATCGACAGCACCTACGCGAACTACTACGTTAAGCACCAAGCTCATCCCGAAGACTACCGGGTCATTCAGGGGAGTTTTCCCAAGGAACAGTTTGCGGTGGGGTTACGAAAGGGTGACGTGACCATGCGCCGAAAGATTAACCAAGGTCTGCAGCGCTTAGCTGAGAACGGCACGCTCGAACAAATCAACGAAAAATGGTTTGGGAGTCACGTTGATACGCCACTCTTGAAAAATACCGAAAAGTAA
- a CDS encoding amino acid ABC transporter ATP-binding protein has translation MLELKNISKKFDGKVILDNVNLTVKDGQILTIVGPSGAGKTTLLRCISGLATVDDGQFLLDGQAFDPATNRDNDAVIGVVFQDFQLFPNLTVLQNVTLAPTMVLKKDAQTVTTEARNLLKRLNLDGKADLYPYELSGGQKQRVAIVRALAMHPKLLCYDEPTSALDPDLRHEVEQIILNLKQEGMTQIVVTHDIPFAENIADQMLRVEPKQN, from the coding sequence ATGCTGGAATTAAAAAATATTTCTAAAAAATTTGATGGCAAGGTCATCCTGGACAACGTGAATTTAACCGTGAAGGATGGTCAGATCCTAACCATCGTGGGGCCGTCCGGGGCCGGGAAAACCACGCTACTTCGGTGTATCAGTGGCCTGGCCACGGTTGACGATGGGCAATTTTTGCTCGATGGTCAGGCTTTTGATCCCGCCACTAACCGGGACAACGATGCCGTGATTGGGGTGGTTTTTCAGGACTTTCAATTGTTCCCAAATTTAACGGTCTTACAAAACGTGACCTTGGCGCCGACCATGGTGTTGAAGAAGGACGCCCAGACCGTGACCACCGAGGCCCGTAACCTGTTAAAGCGGTTGAACTTGGATGGTAAGGCGGACCTCTATCCCTACGAATTATCCGGGGGTCAGAAGCAGCGGGTGGCCATCGTGCGGGCACTGGCCATGCACCCTAAACTGCTGTGCTACGACGAACCCACGTCGGCATTGGATCCGGACTTACGGCACGAAGTGGAACAGATTATTTTAAACTTGAAGCAGGAAGGCATGACCCAGATCGTGGTGACTCACGATATTCCGTTTGCGGAAAACATCGCCGATCAGATGCTGCGGGTGGAACCCAAGCAAAACTAA
- a CDS encoding amino acid ABC transporter permease codes for MHYVSEILPSLISGTGMTLSIFFWTIIISIPLGILVGLGMITKFKPLTWVINIYVWLMRGTPLLLQLIFVFYGLPIIGVVFPRYEAALFAFILNYTAYFAEIFRGGLQAIPVGQYESARVLRLTNWQTLRKIVIPQVVKIVLPSIGNEVINLVKDSSLVYVIGLGDLLRAGNVAMARDVTLLPMVLVAIIYLLLTAVCTLVLRRLEKHYSYWR; via the coding sequence ATGCACTACGTTAGCGAAATTTTACCCTCACTGATTTCCGGTACCGGAATGACGTTATCGATATTCTTTTGGACCATTATCATTTCCATTCCCTTGGGGATCTTGGTGGGACTTGGGATGATTACCAAGTTTAAGCCCTTAACTTGGGTGATTAACATTTACGTCTGGTTGATGCGGGGAACCCCATTGTTACTGCAATTAATTTTTGTTTTTTATGGATTACCGATTATTGGGGTGGTCTTTCCCCGTTACGAGGCGGCGTTGTTCGCCTTTATCCTGAACTACACGGCCTATTTCGCCGAAATCTTCCGGGGCGGCCTTCAAGCCATTCCCGTGGGTCAATACGAAAGTGCGCGGGTGCTGCGGTTAACCAACTGGCAGACGTTACGTAAAATTGTGATCCCGCAAGTGGTCAAGATCGTGTTACCGTCGATCGGTAACGAAGTCATTAACCTGGTTAAGGATTCTTCATTGGTGTACGTCATCGGTCTCGGCGACCTGCTACGAGCGGGCAACGTGGCCATGGCACGGGACGTCACGCTGCTACCGATGGTCTTAGTGGCCATTATCTACTTGCTGTTAACGGCGGTTTGCACGTTGGTTCTGCGGCGGTTGGAAAAACACTACAGCTATTGGCGTTAG
- the minD gene encoding septum site-determining protein MinD, producing MGKAIVITSGKGGVGKTTTSANIGTALALMGKRVCLMDLDIGLRNLDVVLGLDNRIIYDIVDVAEGRAKLPQALVKDKRFDDKLYLLPAAQNTDKTALKPEQVKAIVDELKPKYDYVLIDCPAGIEQGFMNAVAGADAAIVVTTPEISAVRDADRVVGLLEQHPLVEAPRLLINRIRRNMMQDGTMMDIDEITHHLGIELLGIIFDDDAVITTSNKGEPIVMDTDNPASQGYRNVARRLEGETVPLMKLEDQEEPGYWHRVSNWFHRG from the coding sequence ATGGGAAAAGCAATTGTGATCACCTCTGGTAAGGGGGGCGTTGGTAAGACCACAACCAGTGCCAACATTGGGACCGCGTTAGCCCTGATGGGTAAGCGCGTTTGCTTGATGGACCTGGATATTGGGTTACGGAACCTCGACGTCGTCTTGGGGTTGGATAACCGAATCATCTATGACATCGTTGACGTGGCGGAGGGCCGGGCTAAGTTGCCACAAGCCTTGGTGAAGGATAAGCGGTTTGACGACAAGCTCTACCTGTTGCCGGCCGCCCAAAATACCGATAAAACGGCGTTAAAGCCGGAACAAGTTAAGGCCATCGTGGACGAACTTAAACCGAAGTATGACTACGTCCTGATCGATTGCCCCGCCGGAATTGAGCAGGGGTTCATGAATGCCGTGGCCGGAGCGGATGCCGCCATCGTGGTTACCACGCCGGAAATCTCAGCGGTGCGTGACGCCGATCGAGTTGTCGGGTTGTTGGAACAACATCCGTTGGTGGAAGCACCACGGTTGTTGATCAACCGGATTCGCCGCAATATGATGCAGGATGGCACCATGATGGACATCGACGAGATCACGCACCACCTGGGGATCGAGTTATTGGGCATTATCTTTGACGATGACGCGGTGATTACCACCTCAAACAAGGGGGAACCCATTGTCATGGATACGGATAACCCTGCGTCGCAAGGCTACCGGAACGTTGCCCGGCGCTTAGAAGGGGAAACCGTGCCGTTGATGAAGTTAGAGGACCAAGAGGAACCCGGATACTGGCATCGCGTCAGCAACTGGTTCCACCGTGGATAA
- a CDS encoding septum site-determining protein MinC, with protein MQAAVLRGTQDGYDLVIKQSASLDQVMINLKTLLENLKADSQTEGGQVSLDVLTEDRILTAAEKQRIEQLVGQYPRFEIHKITANVMTIADAQQLKERENVHLLSKVIRNGQDVQMQGDVLFLGTIHEGGKLCTTGNIFSMGSVAGILQAGYPDDESKLVMGNLQTAQQVRIAEQFDIVENGELSASQQTIAYVNDLHVLSYGDLTQLKKINPKLYNRIGGI; from the coding sequence ATGCAAGCTGCCGTACTACGTGGAACGCAAGACGGTTATGACTTGGTCATCAAGCAATCTGCGAGTCTGGACCAAGTCATGATTAATTTGAAAACATTATTGGAGAATTTAAAGGCGGATTCGCAGACGGAAGGCGGACAAGTTTCGTTAGACGTTCTGACGGAAGATCGCATCTTAACGGCCGCTGAGAAGCAACGGATCGAGCAATTAGTCGGTCAATATCCCCGTTTTGAAATCCACAAGATTACGGCGAACGTCATGACGATTGCGGATGCCCAACAACTGAAGGAACGAGAAAATGTTCACTTACTGAGTAAAGTGATTCGTAACGGACAGGACGTTCAGATGCAAGGTGACGTCCTGTTTTTGGGCACCATTCATGAGGGCGGCAAGCTCTGTACCACGGGCAACATCTTTTCGATGGGCAGCGTGGCCGGTATCTTACAGGCGGGGTATCCCGATGACGAGTCAAAATTAGTCATGGGGAATTTGCAGACCGCGCAACAGGTGCGAATTGCGGAACAATTTGATATTGTAGAAAACGGCGAGTTAAGCGCTTCACAACAGACGATTGCGTATGTCAACGATCTCCATGTGTTGTCTTACGGTGATCTGACACAGTTGAAGAAGATTAACCCGAAGCTCTATAACCGGATCGGAGGAATTTAG
- the mreD gene encoding rod shape-determining protein MreD has translation MYRLSKLRFGFPIGLFLMLFIDGSISRVFSTQLFRPSAIMVSHLVVLWLICAVLFEDGYDVPIARWAAVAGAIFDLYYTGIFGVYVFIFPLVIYLTRLVVGYISPNFLSGLLIYFIDITVVEALSYLASRMVHLTSMAGSTFLVTTLGPTLALNLALFVVLYFPIRWVYNWLK, from the coding sequence GTGTACCGATTATCTAAATTACGGTTCGGATTCCCCATCGGTTTATTTTTGATGTTATTTATTGATGGGTCAATCAGTCGGGTTTTTAGCACTCAGCTGTTTCGTCCTTCAGCCATTATGGTAAGTCACCTAGTGGTTTTGTGGTTGATTTGTGCCGTTTTATTTGAAGACGGTTACGATGTGCCAATTGCCCGGTGGGCGGCGGTGGCCGGGGCCATCTTCGATTTGTACTACACCGGAATTTTCGGGGTGTACGTCTTTATCTTCCCGTTGGTGATCTACCTGACGCGGTTGGTAGTGGGGTACATTAGTCCCAATTTTTTGAGTGGCCTGCTGATTTACTTCATCGACATCACCGTGGTTGAAGCACTCAGCTACTTAGCGAGTCGAATGGTTCATTTAACCAGTATGGCGGGAAGTACCTTTTTGGTCACGACCTTAGGGCCTACGCTGGCTTTAAATTTGGCACTGTTTGTCGTGTTATATTTCCCCATTCGTTGGGTGTATAATTGGTTAAAATAG
- the mreC gene encoding rod shape-determining protein MreC, whose product MQKFSFNRRLVIIIVCLIVSFALMTVSVAVRNKRSTPPLIQQFGNDIVGLADRVVALPANGLSGSVSSISELLNTYQENQQLKKQVSELAQTKVRDQTLAKENKQLKQQIKLNDSLTDYSAISAAVITRTPSSWQNQVVINKGSSAGVVKNMPVMSGSGLVGRIAEVNKTNAKVELITDNNDSANRFAVQITTKSGKTVNGVLSGFNANTGQITMNNITTKAKISKGDKVVTSGLGGVTPKGLYVGQVAKASGDDYGLSTKLYITPATDLSDLNIVTVAVTKQ is encoded by the coding sequence ATGCAGAAATTTTCTTTCAATCGGCGACTGGTGATCATCATTGTTTGCTTGATTGTTAGCTTTGCTTTGATGACGGTGTCCGTCGCGGTTCGGAATAAGCGCTCGACACCACCGCTGATTCAGCAGTTCGGTAACGACATTGTTGGCCTGGCCGATCGGGTAGTGGCTTTGCCCGCGAACGGCTTAAGTGGCTCCGTAAGTTCGATTTCAGAGCTTCTCAACACCTATCAAGAAAACCAGCAATTAAAAAAGCAGGTCAGTGAGCTGGCCCAGACTAAGGTTCGTGATCAAACCTTAGCCAAAGAAAATAAGCAACTCAAGCAACAGATTAAGTTGAATGATTCACTGACCGATTATTCCGCCATTTCGGCGGCTGTGATTACCCGAACGCCATCGTCTTGGCAAAATCAGGTTGTGATTAATAAAGGGTCATCGGCTGGCGTGGTTAAGAACATGCCCGTTATGTCGGGATCGGGATTGGTTGGTCGGATTGCTGAGGTTAACAAAACCAACGCTAAGGTAGAACTGATTACGGATAATAATGACTCGGCGAACCGGTTTGCCGTTCAAATTACCACCAAGTCTGGCAAAACGGTTAACGGCGTGCTCAGTGGTTTTAACGCCAATACGGGTCAGATTACGATGAATAACATTACGACTAAGGCGAAGATCAGTAAGGGCGACAAGGTTGTGACTAGTGGTCTCGGTGGGGTGACGCCGAAGGGCTTATACGTTGGTCAAGTGGCAAAGGCTAGCGGTGATGACTACGGGCTATCAACGAAGCTATACATCACGCCCGCAACCGATCTGAGCGATTTAAACATCGTGACGGTTGCTGTGACGAAACAATAG
- a CDS encoding rod shape-determining protein, whose amino-acid sequence MFGLGTKNIGIDLGTANTIVYVDGKGIVLREPSVVAKNTKSGEIVSVGEDARAMIGRTPASIVAIRPMKDGVIADYDTTVAMMKYFIEKTVGRSGGKPYVMVCVPSGVTEVEKRAVIDATRVAGARDAYVIEEPFAAAIGAGLPVMDPTGSMVVDMGGGTTDVATISLGGIVSSRSIRVAGDKLDDAIATYVRTNFNLLIGERTAEKLKMDIGSASVEDAAKIEGATIRGRDLVTGLPKAVEVSAVDVAKAIQEPVQSVITAIKETLEETSPEIAADVIDHGIVLTGGGALLKNLSEVIADATKVPVSIANDPLDCVAAGTGESLKSIDVMKKK is encoded by the coding sequence GTGTTCGGATTAGGAACGAAAAATATTGGAATCGATTTGGGTACCGCCAATACGATTGTCTACGTTGACGGTAAGGGAATCGTTCTGCGCGAACCTTCCGTTGTCGCCAAGAACACAAAGTCTGGGGAAATTGTGTCCGTTGGTGAAGACGCACGGGCAATGATTGGGCGGACGCCTGCTAGCATCGTGGCCATTCGGCCCATGAAGGATGGGGTCATCGCGGATTACGATACCACGGTTGCCATGATGAAATACTTCATCGAAAAGACGGTTGGCCGTTCTGGTGGTAAGCCTTACGTGATGGTTTGTGTCCCTAGCGGTGTCACGGAAGTTGAAAAACGGGCCGTGATTGATGCAACGCGGGTCGCCGGTGCACGTGACGCTTACGTGATTGAAGAACCATTTGCTGCGGCGATTGGTGCCGGGTTACCCGTCATGGATCCTACCGGGAGCATGGTCGTTGATATGGGTGGTGGGACCACCGACGTTGCCACCATTTCTCTCGGAGGGATCGTTTCTAGTCGCTCTATTCGAGTGGCTGGTGACAAGTTGGATGACGCCATCGCGACGTACGTGCGGACGAACTTCAATCTTTTGATTGGTGAGCGGACGGCGGAAAAACTGAAGATGGACATCGGGTCTGCTTCCGTTGAGGACGCAGCTAAGATCGAAGGCGCCACGATTCGGGGTCGCGATTTAGTTACTGGCTTACCTAAGGCCGTGGAAGTCTCCGCGGTTGACGTGGCCAAGGCGATCCAAGAACCCGTTCAAAGTGTCATTACGGCCATTAAGGAAACGTTGGAAGAAACGTCGCCTGAAATTGCCGCCGACGTGATCGATCACGGGATTGTGTTGACGGGTGGCGGTGCGCTCCTTAAAAACTTATCCGAAGTGATTGCTGACGCTACCAAGGTTCCCGTTTCCATCGCAAATGATCCGCTGGATTGCGTGGCGGCCGGTACCGGTGAGTCCTTAAAGAGTATCGATGTCATGAAGAAAAAATAG
- a CDS encoding folylpolyglutamate synthase/dihydrofolate synthase family protein, translating to MITTYAEALRFIHGRDQFKKAPTLRRMRHFMELLGNPQEHLKMIHVAGTNGKGSTVAFLRDLLMAAGNTVGTFTSPFITRFNERISCDGQPISDAELIDLVNRVQPIVQQLDAELAEKGPTEFEIDTALMFCYFATHPVDVVVVEVGLGGLYDSTNIITPLVSVITTIGMDHMKILGDTIPKIAAQKAGIIKPNVPVVCGRLSPDALAVMDRTAAEKHTQVVALGRDFQVTNQPAAQWGERFAYQYGTLKLAHLQIDLLGAYQIDNAATALSAFVTYQRSQGLNTTTAVIRQGLAHTAWPGRFERLNNQPLIAIDGAHNEPAMVELAQLLRQHFATNDVYIVLAVLADKQYAQMVQTLLTVPNVHLIVTQFSGPGKRSAATPTELEAAAAQSQRMTMAPNWPAALKQALGTMSAEDLLLLTGSLYFISEVRHYFKDTPAEN from the coding sequence TTGATTACAACGTATGCCGAAGCATTGCGCTTCATTCACGGCCGCGATCAGTTTAAAAAGGCCCCGACGTTACGGCGGATGCGGCACTTCATGGAACTGTTAGGGAATCCCCAGGAACACCTAAAGATGATTCACGTGGCGGGGACCAACGGAAAGGGGTCCACCGTGGCCTTCTTACGCGACCTCTTAATGGCCGCGGGAAACACTGTGGGGACCTTTACCTCACCGTTTATCACCCGGTTCAACGAACGGATCAGTTGCGACGGGCAGCCCATTAGCGATGCGGAGCTGATTGACCTGGTCAATCGGGTCCAACCCATCGTGCAACAGCTAGACGCCGAGCTGGCCGAGAAGGGTCCCACCGAATTTGAAATCGACACGGCCCTGATGTTTTGCTACTTCGCCACCCACCCGGTCGACGTGGTGGTGGTCGAAGTCGGGCTGGGCGGTCTGTACGATTCGACCAACATCATTACGCCGCTGGTCTCGGTGATCACCACCATCGGCATGGACCACATGAAGATCTTGGGCGACACGATTCCGAAGATTGCGGCCCAAAAGGCGGGCATCATTAAGCCCAACGTGCCCGTTGTGTGTGGGCGCCTGTCTCCGGATGCTTTGGCCGTGATGGACCGGACCGCGGCGGAAAAGCACACTCAAGTGGTTGCTTTGGGCCGAGACTTTCAGGTGACCAATCAGCCCGCGGCCCAGTGGGGGGAGCGCTTTGCCTACCAGTATGGGACGCTGAAATTGGCCCATTTACAGATTGACTTGTTGGGCGCCTACCAGATCGACAACGCCGCGACGGCCCTGAGTGCGTTTGTGACCTATCAGCGTTCACAAGGACTCAACACGACCACGGCCGTGATCCGGCAGGGCTTGGCCCATACGGCGTGGCCGGGACGGTTTGAACGGTTAAATAACCAACCGCTAATTGCCATTGACGGGGCGCATAACGAGCCGGCCATGGTGGAGTTGGCGCAATTGCTGCGGCAACACTTCGCGACCAACGACGTTTATATCGTGCTGGCCGTCCTGGCGGATAAGCAATATGCGCAAATGGTGCAGACCTTACTAACCGTGCCCAACGTGCATTTGATCGTGACGCAGTTCAGCGGGCCGGGCAAGCGGAGTGCGGCGACCCCTACCGAGTTGGAGGCCGCGGCGGCGCAGTCCCAGCGGATGACCATGGCCCCCAACTGGCCCGCGGCGTTAAAACAGGCGCTGGGGACCATGTCGGCCGAGGATTTGCTGCTGCTGACGGGGTCACTATACTTTATCTCGGAGGTTCGGCATTACTTTAAGGACACCCCCGCGGAAAATTAA